In the Blautia coccoides genome, AAACATCAGGTTGTTCCCATTGACGTGCGGCTGGGTGAATCCTTTGACCTGTTGGTAGTCACCGGACCCAATACAGGCGGCAAGACCGTCTCTCTGAAGACTGTGGGGCTTCTGACCCTGATGGGACAGTCAGGTCTTCACATACCTGCCTTTGACAATTCCCGCCTCAGCGTCTTCCAGGAGGTATACGCAGATATCGGGGATGAGCAGAGCATTGAGCAGAGCCTCAGTACCTTCTCCTCCCATATGACCAATGTAGTGCATTTTATTGAGAAGGCGGATAAGAATTCCCTGGTGCTCTTCGATGAGCTGGGCGCCGGAACAGACCCCACAGAGGGCGCAGCTCTGGCCATCGCCATCCTGTCCTCCCTGCATGAGCGGGGTGTGCGTGTCATGGCAACCACACACTACAGCGAGTTAAAAGTCTATGCCCTCTCCACACCAGGCGTGGAGAACGCTTCCTGTGAATTCGATGTGGAGACCCTGCGTCCCACTTACCGGCTGCTCATAGGGATTCCCGGAAAGAGCAACGCTTTTGCCATTTCAGGAAAACTGGGGCTGCCGGAATACATTATTGACCGGGCAAAAGAGCAGATCAGCCAGGAGGACGAATCCTTTGAGGATGTGCTGACCAGCCTGGAACAGAGCCGTATCACCATCGAGACGGAGCGGGAGGAGATTGCTTCCTATAAGGAAGAGATCAAGGCCCTGAAAGCACAATTGGAAGAAAAACAGGATAAGCTGGAACAGCGGAAAGAGCGTATCATCGCCCAGGCCAACGAGGAGGCCCACCGTGTGCTCCGGGAAGCCAAAGAATACGCGGACCAGACCATGAAAGTATTCAACAAAGCCGGAAAGGAAACTCTCTCTGCCAAGGAACTGGAGCAGAGACGTTCCGAACTGCGCAAAAAGATGGATTCCGCAGGCAAAAAAGTGGCGCTCAAAACACCACCCAAGAAAACATCCACACTCCGCCCGCAGGATTTATCTCTGGGCGACTCCGTTAAGGTCCTGAGTATGAATGTTAAGGGAACCGTAAGCTCCAAACCCGATGCAAAAGGGATGCTTTTCGTACAGATGGGTATCCTGCGCTCCAAGGTGCACATTTCTGATCTGCAGCTTCTGGATGAACCGGTCATCACAGGTCCGGCACTCTCCAAAACAGGAGCCGGCAAAATAAAAATGAACAAATCCGCCTCTGTCAGCACAGAGATCAATCTCCTGGGCAAAACCGTGGATGAGGCAGTGGCAGAATTGGATAAATATCTGGATGACGCATATCTGGCACACCTGAACAGTGTCCGTGTTGTCCACGGAAAGGGCACCGGCGCCCTCAGAAAAGGGATCCACAACTATCTGAAACGCCTGAAATATGTAAAAGACTATCATCTGGCTGAGTTCGGCGAGGGGGACGCCGGAGTCACCATAGTAGAATTCAAGAAATAAACCATAGGGGGTATATAATGGCTGCGAAACAGAAAATACTAATCGTTGACGATGACAACAATATTGCAGAGCTTATCTCTCTGTACCTCACCAAGGAATGCTTTGACACCATGATTGTCAATGATGGTGAGGAGGCGCTGAAGGCATTTGCCTCCTTTGGCCCCAACCTCATTTTACTGGATCTCATGCTTCCCGGTATGGACGGCTATCAGGTCTGCCGGGAGATCCGCCACAAATCCAATGTTCCCATTATCATGCTCTCCGCAAAAGGGGAGATTTTTGACAAGGTTCTGGGACTGGAGTTAGGGGCTGATGACTATATGATCAAGCCCTTTGACTCCAAGGAGCTGGTGGCAAGAGTAAAGGCTGTTCTCCGCCGATACCAGCCCACTGTGGCTCCCGGAAACCAGCCCTCAGGAAAATACGTGGAGTATCCGGATCTGGCGATCAATCTGACCAACTATTCTGTTGTATACTACGGAAAACAGGTGGATATGCCGCCAAAAGAGCTGGAACTTTTATATTTCCTGGCTGCTTCTCCCAATCAGGTATTCACCAGGGAGCAGCTCCTGGACCACATCTGGGGATATGAATACATCGGTGACACAAGAACTGTGGACGTACATATCAAACGTCTCAGAGAAAAAATAAAGGATCACCCCGCCTGGTCCATCAGCACCGTATGGGGTATTGGTTATAAATTCGAGGTCAAAAACGGATGAAAAAATCGCTTTATATCAAGTTTGTGGCATTCTTCCTGATTCTGGGGTTTATCGGATTCTTTGCGGTTTCCATGATAGGCCCCTCCCTGGTGGAAAACCATCTGGAGGATGTCTACAGCGGAGATTTATACCGGGAGGCTTCCTCCATTGCGGAGAACAGGGCCTCCAAATATTATCAGCAGCAGGCGTCCCTGGACAGTGTTGCCATGAACCTGAAGACCCTGTCCATCTATCAGGATGCCGAGATCTGGCTGATCAGTCCGCAGGGAGAAATCCTGTTGAGTACATCCGATGATTTTTCCGAGGATGAGAACAGGACCATAGAACATTTTAATCCGGGGCATTCCAGCGGTTCCTACTACCAGATAGGCTGTTTTTATAATGCGTTTGATGAGGATCATCTCAGCGTCATGGTGCCTGTCACCTGGAAAATGTCCATTCAGGGCTATGTTGCCATGCATCTTCCCATGTCCATTTTGCAGGAGCAGGAAAACGATATCATGAATATCATCTACATCCTGATCCTGATTCTTTTTCTGGTCATGCTTCTCATGCTGGCTGTTTTCTCCTTCATGGTCTATCGTCCGCTCAAGAAGATCATAGCAGGAGCCGACCAGTTCGCCTCAGGAAACTTAAAACACAACATTCCGGTACATACCAGGGATGAAATGGGCTATCTGGCGCTGACTCTGAATTACATGTCCGATGAACTTGACAAG is a window encoding:
- a CDS encoding endonuclease MutS2, with amino-acid sequence MNEKALKTLEYYKIIEQLESFATCSMGKALCRELTPLDDIGRIEVMQQETADALARIYQKGSLSFGGVKDVRGSLKRLEVGSTLGAGELLAICSLLENTNRAKAYSRKENEDERTDSLDGMFEVLQPLTPLSAEIRRCILSEEEIADDASPGLRQVRRSMKNTNDKIHSQLNSIVNGGSRSYLQDAVITMRNGRYCIPVKAEHKGQIPGMIHDQSSTGSTIFVEPMAVVKLNNDLRELEIKEQQEIEIVLSNLSELAAENLELIDDNLKIMVELDFIFARALLAKSQNASEPVFNREGIIDIKKARHPLIEKHQVVPIDVRLGESFDLLVVTGPNTGGKTVSLKTVGLLTLMGQSGLHIPAFDNSRLSVFQEVYADIGDEQSIEQSLSTFSSHMTNVVHFIEKADKNSLVLFDELGAGTDPTEGAALAIAILSSLHERGVRVMATTHYSELKVYALSTPGVENASCEFDVETLRPTYRLLIGIPGKSNAFAISGKLGLPEYIIDRAKEQISQEDESFEDVLTSLEQSRITIETEREEIASYKEEIKALKAQLEEKQDKLEQRKERIIAQANEEAHRVLREAKEYADQTMKVFNKAGKETLSAKELEQRRSELRKKMDSAGKKVALKTPPKKTSTLRPQDLSLGDSVKVLSMNVKGTVSSKPDAKGMLFVQMGILRSKVHISDLQLLDEPVITGPALSKTGAGKIKMNKSASVSTEINLLGKTVDEAVAELDKYLDDAYLAHLNSVRVVHGKGTGALRKGIHNYLKRLKYVKDYHLAEFGEGDAGVTIVEFKK
- a CDS encoding response regulator transcription factor gives rise to the protein MAAKQKILIVDDDNNIAELISLYLTKECFDTMIVNDGEEALKAFASFGPNLILLDLMLPGMDGYQVCREIRHKSNVPIIMLSAKGEIFDKVLGLELGADDYMIKPFDSKELVARVKAVLRRYQPTVAPGNQPSGKYVEYPDLAINLTNYSVVYYGKQVDMPPKELELLYFLAASPNQVFTREQLLDHIWGYEYIGDTRTVDVHIKRLREKIKDHPAWSISTVWGIGYKFEVKNG
- a CDS encoding HAMP domain-containing sensor histidine kinase; this encodes MKKSLYIKFVAFFLILGFIGFFAVSMIGPSLVENHLEDVYSGDLYREASSIAENRASKYYQQQASLDSVAMNLKTLSIYQDAEIWLISPQGEILLSTSDDFSEDENRTIEHFNPGHSSGSYYQIGCFYNAFDEDHLSVMVPVTWKMSIQGYVAMHLPMSILQEQENDIMNIIYILILILFLVMLLMLAVFSFMVYRPLKKIIAGADQFASGNLKHNIPVHTRDEMGYLALTLNYMSDELDKTGEYQRKFVSNVSHDFRSPLTSIKGYTEAILDGTIPPELQNKYLNIVVYETDRLYKLTQSLLTLNDMDEKGRMLEYTNFDINNTIKTTAAAFEGICREKRISIELLLTGQTLYVSADMGKIQQVLYNLIDNAIKFSPADSIIKVETTIKHETVFVSVKDSGCGIPKSSLPKIWDRFYKTDPSRGKDRKGTGLGLSIVKEILNSHNQHINVISTEGVGTEFIFTLSKGTENKN